In Portunus trituberculatus isolate SZX2019 chromosome 28, ASM1759143v1, whole genome shotgun sequence, the genomic stretch CATCAGTTGAAAAACAAATGCCTATCACAGGAGGCAACTCTCCCACCTCGATATACTATGTGTGCCAAATGCTCCAATGTGCAGTATTAACTTGTGCATAGCAGAAGGAGTTGATTCTCTCCTAgttaagagaatgaaaaaaaaaatttgcactTTACCTGCTTCTTGTGTAAGCAAAGGAATGTTAAATACTTGGCCAAGAAATACCTTCAAGGTATTCAATCGGAACCATTATGAAAATAATGCTATCCCATTCATGCATCGTATTGGCATCATCTAAGTGTTCAGACCATCAGACGCAGCGCCAGCCTCCCGCCGTGGGGCCTCGCGCGCTGGCCACGCAGGGCCGAGCCGGAAGGCTGCCGCTCGCCCGTGACTGGAGTCTGGCATCAGCTTATCGTACAAGAAATTGGGCACAAAGAGTGCAAAATAAAATACTGGTGGAGCTCAAGGGGCGGGATACTGTAGGGGAGAGGAACCTGTTTAGGCGAGGAACTTGGGTTGCTACATGGCTGCCTCAGACCCTCGCGGGCCTGGGCTCTGGTAGGAATGGTTAGTGTCCAGCGCCGCGGCTTGACCTCGGCTGGCCTCGGTCCCACCGCGGCGCCAAACCGCCCACCGCCCCGCCACGCACGCCGATCGGTACTCTCAAAAAAATATCCTTCACATTGTTTCGGCGTGGGGCACAGGGCAAGCAGGCGGCGGGACACACTGGGCAGGAGGTAGAGGGTGGTGGGACGAGGCTACGCTCCCCGCCGTCAGACTAGCATTTGACACTATCACACTGCACGATGGGCCTCCCGCGGCGCCTCGCACCCAACTAGAAAAGTCGGTAAGGGTGAGGGGGTCGATTTCACCACCACACCCGCATCACAATTTCTCTGACTCGGCGTTAAACCTACGGGAGTGTGAATGACAAACGTAATGATTGTCGTCGACGCCACGACCTCCGACCACATCCTCCTGATGTGGGCGGGGTGTGACCACTGGGAGACGCAAGCGGCAAATATattataaaggaaagaaatctaTCGCGTATGATTGCATAAGAGGAACCAACTAGAGACTAACGTATCACGAGTGTGCGAGGACGAGGGAGGCCGAACCTTAGGACCCACGTTACCGGGGAGCGAAACCTGTGCCCTGAGGCGACGTGAAGACGACGTAACGTGAAGCTGGGGAAGAGTGTGTCTCACGTGCAGGCCGCCAAGGGGTGGCCTTGGAttcggaggaaaaggaggaacggagaagatggaggcagaggaagatACAAGCACAATACTGAAACATAACTACATCCCAGCCAACACCCGACGAAACAAACCGTGACATAACAAAGCCACGAGATTgcaagaaacgaaggaaaccGTTCTTGTTTTGCATCAGCTGGGACGGAACTGCTCCTACACACCAAGACAGCACTGAGGGAACAGTGAAGGGTACGGGGGACTGTTAATGGaataggaggggaagggggaaggggagggggaggggaaggggaaggggagggaaaggcggCCGGCactggggggaggagggaccATCACGGCGAGACCAGGAACGAGACTCCTAACAGAGGGCGAGATAAGTAGCCTTATTATCACAAGCCGTTGATAATACTGATAAACGAGGGTCTTCCGCCGCGACGGtccgctgctgctactgcatcACGCATCTCTCTCCATGGCACAGGGGCGGCCGCGGGCGAGGCTCCGGAGCGCGCAAGGAAGACTCTCCATAATACTTTTTCTCCGTGCGCGGCAGCCCGGCGGAGCCTCCCCCGCGGCCTCCACAACGCCCAGCGCTGGCCGAGGGTTTGCGAGGTGGCACGGGGTCAGTGTATGGCGGGTCTATGGTCCAGGGtcgggtggggagggagggcgggagtgGGGGGCTACCGGGGAGGTGCTGCTGGGACAGACGCTCACAGACGCGCAGGAACATGCTCCTCCCTGAAGGGCGTGAGCCAGGAGCGACGCTGTGTTTTTTCCCGATGGTTATGTTGTTATAAAAAGAGATCGGGTGGTCACTGGTCCGTCCTCACACCACCCCCCCTGCCGCCCCCCTGTGTTTCCTGAGCTGCCTAAAAATTCACGGGCTACAGGGAAGGAATGTCTTTTCATTAATCTATCACCTGTGAGGTAGTCACTACGAATCGGGAAGCAAAAAGACTGCTGGCTTTCAATACCACCTATTGCATAGGACAAATATACAGAATttctaaaaataaacaatacctCTATAAAAGGAGATTACAAAATCTGTtttaaaataattataataataataataaggaggaACTTAACATCTACCCTGATAAAGAGTACATACGATTATCATTCTTCAGTTATCACTTGTTTGCACCACCAAGCCTGTGGACTGAATACCTCTTGTGCAACCAACTGTCGGCCATTTCTCCGGCAGTAGTGGAAGAATCTGGTAAGCTGTACGCTGTGAAGGCAATGATGCACAGCCGCCCCGCCCCAGTGCTGGAGGGGTGGGAGGGACGCAACGCCCACGCAGCACCAGGCGACACGTGGGGCAGGAGCTGGCTGGTGCTTACGAGGTCCCTCCGATGGGCAGGGTAGCGGAGATGGATTCCTCTGGCAGcaggtgatagtagtggtgatggtggtggcggtggtggtgatggtggtggtggtctgtgtgCACCAAGGCCAAGACTCACAGCATGGGGGCCTTGAATGGGCAGCTGAGAGGCCACAAGTGAGATGGCTAGATCCAAGAATGGGATAGATTATGAATGGCATTGTTTGTTGTCATTTAGGTGATTCTGAATGAGACTGAATGGTACTTTGTTTTCTAAGGCAtgttagtttgtttttcttcctttgttaagTCCAGAAAGGGATAGGTAAGATGTATATGAATAGCTAGCTCTCCTATCAAAAAATATAGCTCTAGAGTGGGTGTATAACTCTGTACAATATAGTTACAGGCGCTCCATCTACAGCTGCTGCATCAGTCACACATTTACCACTACCTCTCAACCCTCACAGGGCATCTGCAACTCTCACTCTCGTAgaattttgaaaagaaaaaaaaaacattgtatcAGGTgcacatgaatctctctctctctctctctctctctctctctctctaaatgtagGTGGGGACTTCAGTGATTCTTGAAAAGTCAGGATCAGACACATTTCAAAAGCTTTCCTTAATGCTAATCGGGTTGCTTGATTAAGACTTCCCACTTAGCAAagaagtggaggggaagggaagggaaaaaccAGAGACATttgacaataaagaaaattatgttaGTACTTCAATTGAAATACAGAGGGGATAGAAAAATGAACTGATGACAGACAAAACTAACTTACCCAATGAAAGCTACTTGGAGATGATAACCAAAACAGCAGAGGAAGTTAGAGAATGTACATAACACTAAGGAAGTGTgataagaattaaaaagaaacaggaaactgAAAAGACATAGGGAAAAGACTGAGGcctgggaggaaggagggaaggaaaaagggaggggtGAGCCGGGCCTTCATGCAACACAGAGCTCCTCCACCAAGCGCTGCTCCACACCCAGCATGAGATCCTCACTCGGCACGTTGACGCTCAGCAGGACGTGCTTCTTGATGCGCTCCTGCAGCCGCTGGGCCATGAGGGTGGTGCGCTGGCTGCCCTCTGCAACCGGCCCCAGCAGGGAGGAAGTGGCGGGCGGCCCCACGCGAGGGTTAAAGGCCGCTACCAGGGAGCCCAACTTGGCCTCCTCGGTGCCCACCCAGATGTACACACTGCCAGCCAGTGTCAGCATCTGGTAGTAGAGGGTGATGCCGCCTTCCTGCGAGTGGAACTCACGCAGATCCATCGAGTTGGGTGTGAGTTCTTCCATCGCTGagtgcttgcctgcctgcttggCGTCTGCACTtgctgctccctctctctctctctttctctcttgtcccGTCCACCTGGCCGTCTGGACTTGTCAGAGGAGTTGGTCGGTACTTATGTATCGAGAGGCCAGAGAATGGCGTCCTCACAGCCACACCTTCACGCAGTGTTATATCTTAAGAATTCACAGCGTCTTTATagtatatatattattaaaaATTATTTGCATGCATAATACTTcactttgctttttcttcttttccaaagGCAATTgtacttgatttattttttataatagTATACTGAAACAACACAGATGTTCTACAGAAGCTAAACTCACTCTAAGATTTGCACATTACAAACTACACTCATATAGGCAAAGTATAGGTCTCTTGGTTCttgtgtttgcttgcttgtgtTTTATGAAGTGCAGTTTGAATGATATTTGGGAAGTTAATGACTGGAGATAGGAACTTTTTGCTACTTTGGGTTTGTTGTGTCTCAGATGTCACAATCCGCGTCCTCAGGCGCCTCTGCAAAGGAGAAAACAGGCCATGAGAGATCAGAGCCAGTGGTAGTCACAGCCCTCCACACCTCCTCTGCAGCCCCCACGACACCCCACACCCCTACCAGGGACCACACTCAGCCCCCAAAATTATAACACATCAGCATCAGCTCACTAGggataaaacaaaagcaaaagctAATGCCACTTtcttaagacaaaaaaaaaaaaaagtcttaattACTGAACTAGTGTATATAAAGGTTGTTACATTGTTCTCAAAGCTAGTCTTCCAGCAGTCCCTTCTGTTGGTGACACTTTGTATTAATGCTAGGAGGAAAGGTCACAGCATTCCCCTTGTGGGTTTGCTGCGTGTGAGGTCGTGCTTACTCTAAGGTCAGAGGGCAGCGCTGGCTGACCTTAGGGCTACGGGAGGTTAATCCTATGTAAGTTTGTGCCACAAAGTTCATTTATAATTACCTTTGTGAAATCTACTACACAGCCTTTTATGTATCTAGAAGTtttctgaaaaagaaaagaaattaatgaatatcAGCCATTCTACAAAGAAATGGGGCATGCAATATCTCtcgagaaaaataaggaaaaatcacACTGAAAATATGAGCAAAATCATGCAAAAAAAATTCAAGGGACAGGTCAGGAATCTACAGTAAGTATTGTTTATGAAATTTTGGCCCATAAGGCATCATGCACCGCTACCACCATCGGCATGCAGACTGAAAGGCCGCGGACCACCACATGCTGCCCCGCGGCCCGCCCTGTAGGGGAGGGACGCCGTTACCTTCATCGCTATTACAGGCAGCCTTGCCTTCGCCCGGCCTGGCTGCTGAAAGGTCCAGAGCTGCCGCGGACAGGCTGTTGGTGGTGCTTAGGAGGGATGTGGGGGGGGCCTTGAGGGCAGAGGGGGCCTTGTTGGCTAGGGGGGAGctagcactggtggtggtggttgtggaggtgggGGTAGAAGAGGGCACTGCTGACAGCTGCCCAGAGTTCAGCAGGGACAGCAGGTTGAGGTTCATGCCCAGGGTGCTGAGGGGGCTGGTGGTGATGCCATGGTGTTCACCCAGGCCCCGTGGGCGCCGCTGGTGCTGACGTGGACGCCGGCGGAGGCGGCGCTGGCATTGCCGTTGGCCTGGCTGCTGGCACTCTGGTAGAGGTTCTTCATGGTCTCCACGTAGTAGTTCCGGGCAGCCTCCGAGTAGACGGTCTTCATGAGGTCTGGGTTGGTGAGCATAGTCTGCATGATGCTCTGGTTCATGGCTGCAATCATCAGTGGGTTGAGGGGGCTGAGGGGGTTCAGCAGGTTCAGCATGCCAGTGCTCTGCTGGTGCTTGTGATGCTGCTCcatctgcttctgctgctgttccATCTGCTCCCTCTGCTGTTTCTGCAGCTTCTCCAGCTCCTTCTCTCGGAGCACCTGCAgctccttttctctctgctGCTGCAACTCTCGCTCCCGCTCCTTCTCTGCAAGTTTGCGCTCCTCGTACTCCTTCATGTCCTTGATGTACCGCTGCCGGTCCTGCTCTGAAAGCTCCACAAACTTCTGCTTCTCAGTATCGCCCATGTTGCGCCACAGCTCCCCAGCACGCTTGCCAAAGTCTGCAAACTGTGGGAACTCCTTGCCCTCCTCCATCAGTTTTCG encodes the following:
- the LOC123509994 gene encoding LOW QUALITY PROTEIN: DNA ligase 1-like (The sequence of the model RefSeq protein was modified relative to this genomic sequence to represent the inferred CDS: inserted 1 base in 1 codon), which encodes MDDLVVEKLGKAVNGGENGTSGAHSQTDLLKLLAGGSAGGLGGCHGGLGGLGSLAAAAQARQNGSLMRPYEALLQGPSAAGRMGPQAVAMPGPTRRRKKKRRRQPDMPKKACTPFMHFCAYFKRKLMEEGKEFPQFADFGKRAGELWRNMGDTEKQKFVELSEQDRQRYIKDMKEYEERKLAEKERERELQQQREKELQVLREKELEKLQKQQREQMEQQQKQMEQHHKHQQSTGMLNLLNPLSPLNPLMIAAMNQSIMQTMLTNPDLMKTVYSEAARNYYVETMKNLYQSASSQANGNASAASAGVHVSTSGAHXGLGEHHGITTSPLSTLGMNLNLLSLLNSGQLSAVPSSTPTSTTTTTSASSPLANKAPSALKAPPTSLLSTTNSLSAAALDLSAARPGEGKAACNSDEEAPEDADCDI